Proteins found in one Pseudomonas mosselii genomic segment:
- a CDS encoding ShlB/FhaC/HecB family hemolysin secretion/activation protein produces MRRLLVTMLALSVASLARAEPLPSFLNSNETERRLPTPNLPVDAYRPGPAGLHVPTVDSARQSPLLMSTQVAVRKVRFEGGTVYPLSDLREHFQPLIGREVTLAELIEVTRRLTQRYQQDGYLLSYAYLPPQDFADGRVRVVLVEGYIHDYQVQGDIGAARAYLDQLMDRLKAERPLTRESFERYTSLAGRIPGVTFQAQVPPPATTDGATRLLAQVSRKPITTTLSLNDGSRDDLQALIGASSNAQTRFAEQLSASVLVPPGEDKEHYYRLDYSQFLDAEGSKLLLSASRYRSDPKARIRLDNGIDLTQHRENDRYSMGISQTLIASPSEWLEVVGRFYVVNDRIDYQVVGFPLRLDSQTDIRALSFEGDWRKAEARRLRILSAGVYQGLDRLGASTNADYDLDFLRLRVSGVQSDNFTDNWQGVASAAAYWSNDSLPDSERAVFGGQNFGRGYPSDQGSGDKGWGLAYELNYSFRRDGAWLKVVQPYVALDTARAWFNALDVEDTKMSSAALGLRFGDMRYYNIAVEVAKPMSDIALDSFNRRPRLNLSFSYQL; encoded by the coding sequence ATGCGCCGATTGCTGGTGACGATGCTGGCGCTGTCCGTGGCCAGCCTGGCCCGGGCCGAACCCCTGCCGAGTTTTCTCAACAGCAATGAGACCGAGCGCCGCCTGCCCACGCCGAACCTGCCGGTGGATGCCTATCGCCCCGGCCCCGCCGGCCTGCACGTGCCCACCGTGGACAGCGCGCGCCAATCCCCGCTGTTGATGAGCACGCAGGTGGCGGTGCGCAAGGTGCGCTTCGAAGGCGGCACCGTCTATCCATTGAGCGACCTGCGTGAGCATTTCCAGCCGTTGATTGGCCGTGAGGTGACACTCGCCGAGCTGATCGAGGTCACCCGTCGCCTGACCCAACGCTACCAGCAAGACGGGTACTTGCTTTCGTACGCCTACCTGCCGCCCCAGGACTTCGCCGATGGTCGGGTGCGGGTGGTTTTGGTGGAAGGCTACATCCACGACTATCAGGTACAGGGCGATATCGGCGCGGCGCGCGCCTACCTGGACCAGTTGATGGACCGCCTCAAGGCCGAGCGTCCGCTGACCCGTGAGAGCTTCGAGCGCTACACCAGCCTGGCCGGGCGCATCCCCGGGGTAACCTTCCAGGCCCAGGTGCCGCCCCCGGCCACCACCGATGGCGCGACCCGGCTCCTGGCCCAGGTCTCGCGCAAACCGATCACGACCACCCTGAGCCTCAACGACGGCAGCCGCGACGACCTGCAGGCGTTGATCGGCGCCAGCAGCAACGCGCAAACGCGTTTTGCCGAGCAACTGAGCGCCAGCGTGCTGGTGCCGCCCGGCGAAGACAAGGAGCATTACTACCGCCTCGACTACAGCCAGTTCCTCGATGCCGAGGGCTCGAAGCTGCTGCTGTCGGCCTCGCGCTACCGCAGCGATCCCAAGGCGCGCATCCGCCTGGACAACGGCATCGACCTGACCCAGCACCGCGAGAACGATCGCTACTCGATGGGCATCAGCCAGACATTGATCGCCTCGCCCAGCGAATGGTTGGAGGTGGTCGGGCGCTTCTACGTGGTCAACGACCGCATCGACTACCAGGTGGTGGGCTTTCCGTTGCGCCTGGACAGCCAGACCGATATTCGTGCGCTGTCCTTCGAAGGGGACTGGCGCAAGGCCGAGGCACGGCGCCTGCGCATCCTCAGTGCCGGTGTCTACCAGGGCCTTGACCGCCTGGGGGCCAGCACCAATGCCGACTACGACCTGGACTTCCTGCGCCTGCGGGTATCGGGGGTGCAGAGCGACAACTTCACCGACAACTGGCAGGGTGTGGCCTCGGCGGCAGCCTACTGGAGCAACGACAGCCTGCCCGACAGCGAACGGGCGGTGTTCGGCGGGCAGAACTTCGGGCGGGGTTACCCCAGCGACCAGGGCTCGGGCGACAAGGGCTGGGGGTTGGCCTACGAGCTCAACTACAGCTTCCGGCGTGACGGCGCCTGGCTCAAGGTCGTGCAGCCGTACGTGGCACTCGACACGGCGCGGGCCTGGTTCAACGCGCTGGACGTGGAGGACACGAAGATGTCATCGGCGGCGCTGGGGCTGCGGTTCGGCGATATGCGCTACTACAACATCGCGGTCGAGGTGGCCAAGCCGATGTCGGACATCGCCCTGGACAGCTTCAACCGGCGGCCACGGCTGAACCTCAGTTTCAGTTATCAGCTGTAG
- a CDS encoding response regulator, whose product MPTSSLRQQILLVDDEEEALLELAELLENEGFCCHTATSVRCALQQLTRHPDVALVITDLRMPEESGLGLVQRLREHTARQHLPVIVMSGHADMDDVSDLLRLQVLDLFRKPIYHARLLETLENLFPKPLMQAVK is encoded by the coding sequence ATGCCGACCTCTTCCTTGCGTCAACAGATCCTGCTGGTGGACGACGAGGAAGAGGCCCTTCTGGAACTGGCCGAGCTGCTGGAGAACGAGGGCTTCTGTTGCCACACCGCCACCTCGGTGCGCTGCGCCCTGCAGCAATTGACCCGCCACCCCGATGTCGCCCTGGTAATCACCGACCTGCGCATGCCCGAGGAAAGCGGCCTGGGCCTGGTGCAGCGCCTGCGTGAGCACACCGCGCGCCAGCACCTGCCGGTGATCGTGATGTCCGGGCATGCCGACATGGACGATGTCAGCGACCTGCTGCGGCTGCAGGTGCTCGACCTGTTCCGCAAGCCGATCTACCACGCACGGCTACTCGAGACGCTGGAGAACCTGTTTCCCAAGCCATTGATGCAGGCCGTCAAATAG
- a CDS encoding Flp family type IVb pilin gives MLLQQILIHVRAFLQRKDGASGIEYAVIAAMVAVVLAGFVTPISTEVSAIMTTIKTAITQ, from the coding sequence ATGCTGCTGCAACAGATCCTCATCCATGTAAGGGCTTTCCTCCAGCGCAAGGACGGCGCCTCCGGTATCGAATACGCCGTGATCGCGGCCATGGTGGCGGTGGTGCTGGCCGGCTTCGTCACGCCGATCTCGACCGAGGTATCGGCCATCATGACCACCATCAAGACCGCGATCACCCAGTGA
- the cpaB gene encoding Flp pilus assembly protein CpaB, whose product MSSRLTMILAGLFLIAALLAGYWGLRLSRPAEPAPLAPPSEAAIPAAPVPVAPPEPPRSPIVVLRRAVPANTPLSEDDVLVERLQVVPAGAFQQLDQVLGRRSIRPLAAGSWLEESSFQAGGPLARMIRPHERAVAVAVDDVIGAAGQLRPGDFVDVLLFLREENNNPQSSAQVVLPALRVLSVDQQTGLANDGRPAQTAEEQKARRDQQSLNSNTTRTVGLAVPEALASRLMLAAQAGTLRLAVRSAEEPLLAAYWSGQDASPQLQSANRDLYRFSQLSQVPLASQTAAAAAGAPAMQIIRGAQNGDNNKTP is encoded by the coding sequence ATGAGCAGTCGCCTGACCATGATCCTCGCCGGCCTGTTCCTGATCGCGGCCTTGCTCGCCGGGTACTGGGGCCTGCGTTTGAGCCGCCCGGCCGAGCCAGCGCCATTGGCGCCTCCGAGCGAAGCGGCGATCCCCGCCGCGCCCGTCCCCGTCGCCCCTCCCGAGCCGCCGCGCTCGCCCATCGTGGTGTTGCGCAGGGCGGTGCCGGCCAACACCCCCTTGAGCGAGGACGATGTGCTGGTCGAACGCCTGCAGGTGGTGCCGGCCGGCGCCTTCCAGCAACTCGACCAGGTGCTCGGGCGCCGCAGCATCCGGCCCCTGGCGGCAGGCAGTTGGCTGGAGGAGTCGAGCTTCCAGGCCGGCGGACCGCTGGCGCGGATGATCCGCCCCCACGAGCGCGCCGTGGCGGTGGCCGTCGACGATGTGATCGGCGCCGCCGGGCAGTTGCGCCCGGGTGACTTCGTCGACGTGCTGCTGTTTCTGCGCGAGGAGAACAACAACCCGCAGTCCTCCGCCCAGGTGGTGCTGCCGGCCCTGCGCGTGCTCAGCGTCGACCAGCAGACCGGCCTGGCCAACGACGGGCGTCCGGCGCAGACGGCCGAAGAGCAGAAGGCCCGTCGCGACCAGCAATCGCTGAACAGCAACACCACCCGCACCGTGGGCCTGGCCGTGCCAGAAGCCCTGGCCAGCCGGCTGATGCTGGCGGCCCAGGCCGGGACCTTGCGCCTGGCGGTGCGCAGCGCCGAGGAGCCACTGCTGGCGGCCTACTGGTCCGGCCAGGACGCCAGCCCGCAGTTGCAGAGCGCCAATCGCGACCTCTATCGCTTCAGCCAGCTGTCCCAGGTGCCCCTGGCCAGCCAGACGGCCGCCGCCGCGGCTGGCGCCCCAGCGATGCAGATCATTCGCGGCGCCCAGAACGGCGATAACAACAAGACTCCCTGA
- a CDS encoding type II and III secretion system protein family protein, with product MRSSLRVTPRGGWLVPALLVLALLAPTAQAAAKGCAAFGQLPSVIEMDQGLQQELRLPVAITRAAVGEPKVADVQPSGERAVLLTAVGQGTTSLMLWTDCTAQPHRAMLFVKGRASADMTETAQLPSAQEDLPVQVQADIRFVEVRRLKYKEAGARLFFKGSNNSLIGSPGTVPDTVVRPGYVPSTASVPSSANYADARPGIPLDNSVFNIVWGGGSSRFLAMINALENSGFAYTLARPSLTVLSGLTASFLAGGEIPIPVPSSGSDNVSIEYKEFGVRLALTPTVVSRNRITLKVAPEVSELDFNNSVVIAGTRVPGLSVRRTDTSISLADGESFIISGLISSNVRSNVDKMPGLGNLPIIGAFFRQSALNREETELLMIVTPHLVQPLAANARLPELPGEALRTYDPSWGRLFFMENGNFEGRGGLSQ from the coding sequence ATGCGTAGTTCTTTGCGTGTTACTCCACGAGGCGGATGGCTGGTCCCGGCGCTGCTGGTCCTGGCCCTGCTGGCGCCGACTGCGCAGGCGGCGGCCAAGGGTTGCGCCGCGTTCGGCCAGTTGCCGTCGGTGATCGAGATGGACCAGGGCCTGCAGCAGGAACTGCGCCTGCCGGTGGCCATCACCCGGGCGGCGGTGGGCGAGCCCAAGGTGGCCGATGTGCAGCCCAGCGGCGAGCGCGCCGTGCTGCTGACGGCGGTGGGGCAGGGCACCACCAGCCTGATGCTGTGGACCGACTGCACCGCGCAGCCGCACCGGGCCATGTTGTTTGTCAAGGGCCGGGCCAGCGCCGACATGACGGAAACGGCGCAACTGCCCTCCGCCCAGGAGGACCTGCCGGTGCAGGTGCAGGCTGATATCCGCTTCGTCGAAGTGCGCCGCCTCAAGTACAAGGAGGCCGGGGCGCGGTTGTTCTTCAAGGGCTCGAACAACAGCCTGATCGGCTCGCCCGGCACCGTGCCCGACACGGTGGTGCGCCCGGGCTACGTGCCGAGCACCGCCAGCGTGCCGAGCTCGGCCAACTACGCCGACGCCCGGCCCGGCATCCCCCTCGACAACAGCGTCTTCAACATTGTCTGGGGCGGCGGCAGCAGCCGCTTCCTGGCAATGATCAACGCCCTGGAGAACAGCGGCTTCGCCTACACCCTGGCGCGTCCCAGCCTCACCGTGCTGAGCGGGCTGACCGCAAGTTTCCTGGCCGGTGGCGAGATCCCCATCCCGGTGCCCAGCAGCGGCAGCGACAACGTGTCGATCGAGTACAAGGAGTTCGGCGTGCGCCTGGCGCTGACCCCCACGGTGGTCAGCCGCAACCGCATCACCCTGAAGGTCGCCCCCGAGGTCAGCGAGCTGGACTTCAACAATTCGGTGGTCATCGCCGGCACCCGGGTGCCGGGGCTCAGCGTGCGGCGTACCGATACCAGCATTTCCCTGGCCGATGGCGAAAGCTTCATCATCAGTGGCCTGATCAGCAGCAACGTGCGTTCGAACGTGGACAAGATGCCGGGCCTGGGCAACCTGCCGATCATCGGCGCGTTCTTCCGCCAGTCGGCGCTCAATCGCGAGGAGACCGAGCTGTTGATGATCGTCACCCCGCACCTGGTCCAGCCGCTGGCCGCCAATGCGCGCCTGCCGGAACTGCCGGGCGAGGCGTTGCGCACCTACGACCCCAGCTGGGGCCGCCTGTTCTTCATGGAAAACGGCAACTTCGAAGGCCGTGGCGGGTTGTCCCAATGA
- a CDS encoding pilus assembly protein encodes MNESLNQTYLALTRTDEDLHWLQGALAPLGQVIGASSPNLDELLALVDMTFSNLVFIGLDREQLIGQCALIEGMLEAKPMLAIVALGDGMDNQLVLHAMRAGARDFVAYGSRASEVAGLVRRLGKRLPTATSNPSLGGLTVLFGTQRGADGALLTTHLARVVQESGQQTLLLDLGLPRGDSLALLGLEASFHFGDALRHLRRLDATLIDSAFTRDKGGLRILAYADNDEALAQSSAAELYMLLSALRQHFQHIVVNLTGQADSEALRTIVSHCDKLIVYTDQNIIDCRRNLDVLEQWRDRGIKLEHASLLVDRYLRHVAPDADALAKRYGLALLKVMPYSPEVRLNAKNQGLSLFELAPREGLTQALRGLGERLAQRSENLAPAGQGWLNRLWGNR; translated from the coding sequence ATGAACGAAAGCCTGAACCAGACCTACCTGGCCCTGACCCGCACCGACGAGGACCTGCACTGGCTGCAGGGCGCGCTGGCGCCGCTGGGGCAGGTGATCGGCGCCAGCAGCCCGAACCTCGACGAGCTGCTGGCGCTGGTCGACATGACCTTCAGCAACCTGGTGTTCATCGGCCTGGACCGCGAGCAGTTGATCGGCCAGTGCGCACTGATCGAGGGCATGCTCGAAGCCAAGCCGATGCTGGCCATCGTCGCCCTCGGCGACGGCATGGACAACCAGCTGGTGCTGCACGCCATGCGCGCCGGCGCCCGTGACTTCGTCGCCTATGGTTCGCGGGCCAGCGAGGTGGCGGGGTTGGTGCGGCGCCTGGGCAAGCGCCTGCCGACGGCCACCAGCAACCCCAGCCTGGGCGGCCTGACCGTGCTCTTCGGCACCCAGCGCGGCGCCGACGGCGCGCTGCTCACCACGCACCTGGCGCGGGTGGTGCAGGAGAGCGGCCAGCAGACCCTGCTGCTTGATCTCGGCCTGCCCCGGGGCGACAGCCTGGCCCTGTTGGGCCTGGAGGCCTCGTTTCATTTCGGCGACGCCCTGCGTCACCTGCGTCGGCTCGACGCGACCCTGATCGACAGCGCCTTCACCCGCGACAAGGGCGGCTTGCGCATCCTGGCCTATGCCGACAACGACGAAGCCCTGGCACAGTCCAGCGCCGCCGAGCTGTACATGCTGCTCAGCGCCTTGCGCCAGCACTTCCAGCACATCGTCGTGAACCTCACCGGCCAGGCCGACAGCGAGGCCCTGCGCACCATCGTCAGCCACTGCGACAAGCTGATCGTCTACACCGACCAGAACATCATCGACTGCCGGCGCAACCTGGACGTGCTCGAACAGTGGCGCGACCGCGGCATCAAGCTCGAACACGCCAGCCTGCTCGTGGACCGCTACCTGCGCCATGTGGCGCCGGATGCCGACGCCCTGGCCAAACGCTACGGGCTGGCCTTGCTCAAGGTCATGCCCTACAGCCCGGAGGTGCGCCTGAACGCCAAGAACCAGGGCTTGAGCCTGTTCGAGCTGGCTCCGCGCGAAGGCCTGACCCAGGCCCTGCGCGGCCTGGGCGAGCGCCTGGCGCAGCGCTCGGAAAACCTGGCGCCGGCAGGCCAGGGCTGGCTCAACCGGCTGTGGGGCAACCGATGA
- a CDS encoding CpaF family protein, whose translation MSNEEPFGGPRHAASDPQVLKRALHRHVIDAIEDSGRNLLEGARPVLAQFVLEQVGDYVARLRLALSRYEMERLAEEIVDELTGYGPLEVLLRDPSVTEILVNGPYRVFVERAGLLQQTDLRFIDAHHVERVMQRILAPLGRRLDESSPMVDARMPDGSRVNAIIPPVALDGPCLSIRKFRQDMLKSADLLATRAIDQPIYDFLERAVGRRCNILVSGGTGTGKTTLLNILSQMIAPQERLVTIEDVAELQLHHPHVVRLETRPPNAEGHGEIKASELIRNALRMRPDRIILGEIRGAEVLDVMTAMNTGHDGSMSTVHANTAQDALLRLETLVGLTGRQVAEKTLRQMICAALDVVIQLTRLADGRRCVSEVLEVVGVRDDVYVTNTLFRLDRRSGDGFLREAPNPAGNKLRHEGVL comes from the coding sequence ATGAGCAACGAAGAACCCTTTGGCGGGCCGCGCCATGCGGCCAGCGATCCGCAGGTGCTCAAGCGCGCGCTGCACCGGCACGTCATCGACGCCATCGAGGACAGCGGCCGCAACCTGCTCGAAGGGGCGCGACCGGTGCTGGCGCAGTTCGTCCTGGAACAGGTGGGCGACTATGTGGCGCGCCTGCGCCTGGCCCTGTCGCGCTACGAGATGGAGCGACTGGCCGAGGAGATCGTCGACGAGCTGACCGGCTACGGCCCGCTGGAGGTGCTGCTGCGCGATCCGAGCGTCACCGAGATCCTGGTCAACGGCCCGTACCGGGTGTTTGTCGAGCGGGCGGGGCTGTTGCAACAAACCGACTTGCGCTTCATCGACGCGCATCATGTCGAGCGGGTGATGCAGCGCATCCTTGCGCCCCTCGGGCGGCGCCTGGACGAGTCGTCGCCGATGGTCGACGCGCGCATGCCCGACGGCAGCCGGGTCAACGCGATCATCCCGCCGGTGGCCCTGGACGGGCCATGCCTGTCGATCCGCAAGTTCCGCCAGGACATGCTCAAGAGCGCCGACCTGCTGGCCACCCGGGCCATCGACCAGCCGATCTACGACTTCCTCGAACGCGCCGTGGGCCGACGTTGCAACATCCTGGTCAGCGGCGGCACCGGCACCGGCAAGACCACCTTGCTCAACATCCTCAGCCAGATGATCGCGCCCCAGGAACGTCTGGTGACCATCGAGGATGTGGCCGAGCTGCAACTGCATCACCCGCATGTGGTACGCCTGGAGACCCGCCCGCCAAATGCCGAGGGCCATGGCGAGATCAAGGCCAGCGAGCTGATCCGCAACGCCCTGCGCATGCGCCCCGACCGCATCATCCTCGGCGAGATCCGCGGCGCCGAGGTGCTCGATGTGATGACCGCGATGAACACCGGCCACGACGGTTCGATGAGCACGGTGCACGCCAACACTGCCCAGGACGCGCTGCTGCGCCTGGAGACCCTGGTCGGCCTGACCGGCCGGCAGGTGGCCGAGAAAACCCTGCGGCAGATGATCTGCGCGGCGCTGGACGTGGTGATCCAGCTGACCCGACTGGCCGATGGCCGGCGCTGCGTCAGCGAGGTGCTGGAAGTGGTCGGCGTGCGCGATGATGTGTATGTGACGAACACCCTGTTCCGCCTCGACCGGCGCAGCGGCGACGGTTTCTTGCGCGAGGCGCCGAACCCCGCGGGAAACAAGCTGCGCCACGAGGGCGTGCTGTGA